GCATGGCCAGCAGGACTTCCGCATTCCGGTCAGCCAGGGCCTTGGGGCATTCACCGCGCTGCAGCGGCGCGGGATCGAGTCCAAGTTCCTGTACTTCCCCGACGAGAACCACTGGGTGCTCAAGCCGCACAACTCGGTGCAGTGGCATGACACCGTCAATGGCTGGCTGAAAGCGCATCTGGCTCCTTAAGCCGTATGTGCGACGGCCGCGGTGCTTGCCGCCGCGGCCGGTTTTTCGATGCCTGTAATTTTTCCGGAGTTCCACGATGCCTGACGCAAGCACCGCACTGATCACCGACGACGCCGTCGTCCTGGGGCTGCTTGCGGTCACGTTGGGGGCGGTGTTCTGGACCGCCTCGCGTCCGGGCGGGTTCTGGAAAAAGTTCTACAACATCGTGCCGGCGCTGCTGGTCTGTTACCTCGTCCCCGCCCTCTACAACAGCTTTGGCCTGATCGACGGGGCGGCTTCGGGCCTGTACCCGATGGCGCGCGATTACCTGCTGCCCAGCGCGCTGGTGCTGTTCTGCGTGGCGATGGACATCGGCGCGATCCTGCGGCTGGGACCCAAGGCGGTGATCATGTTCCTGACCGGCACCGTCGGGGTGGTCATAGGGGCGTGGGTCTCGTTCTGGGCAATGGGCCTGATCCATCCCGAAACCGTGGCCGGGGAAACCTGGCGCGGCATGACGACGGTGGCTGGAAGCTGGATCGGCGGCGGTGCCAACCAGGCGGCGATGAAAGAGGTCTTCGAGGTCGAGCCGACGCTGTTCGGCCAGTTCATCGCGATCGACGTGATCGTGGCCAACCTCTGGCTCGCGGTCCTGCTGTTCCTCGCGCCGCGCGCGGACGCATTTGACCGCTGGGTCAACGCCGATACCTCGGCCATCGAGAGCCTGAAGCAGCAGATCGCCAGCTACCAGGCCGAACACGCCCGCATCCCAAGCATGGCGGACTTCATGCTGATCTTCGCAATCGCGCTGGGCATCACCGGTCTGTCGCACTTCCTGGCCGCGCCACTGGTGGAGTGGGTACGTTCGCTGCCGCTGGAATGGCGGCTGCAGGATTACAGCCTGGATTCGCGCTTCTTCTGGATCGTGGTGTTCGCCACGACCTTCGGCGTGCTGCTCAGCTTCAGCCGCGCCCGCCAGCTGGAGGGTGCCGGTGCGTCCACGATCGGGTCGGTGTTCCTGTACGTACTGATCGCGACGATCGGCATGCAGATGGACCTCAAATCGCTGGCGGACAGGCCGACGCTGCTGGCACTCGGGGTGATCTGGATAGCGGTGCACGCGGTGCTTCTCATCGGCGTTGCCAAACTGATCCGCGCGCCGCTGTTCTTCCTCGCCGTCGGCTCGCAGGCCAATATCGGGGGTGCGGCGTCGGCGCCGGTCGTGGCGAGTGCCTTCCATCCATCACTGGCCCCCGTCGGCGTGTTGCTCGCGGTGGTCGGGTACGCCCTGGGCACGTATTTCGCCTATCTCACCGGCATCGGCCTGCAGTTCATGGCCGGCTGACCAGGACTTTCCTGGTCGGACGTGCCTGGCATGCCTGCTTGACCTGTTTCGGCTAGAGCCAGCCAGAGCGCTTGAACGCGCGATACAGGGCGAAGACGCCGCCTGCTACCAGCGCCGCGAGCAAGGGGTAGCTCCAGCGACCCTGCAACTCGGGCATCACCGCGAAGTTCATTCCGTACCAGCCCGTCACCAGCGTGGGTACGGCAAGCAGTGCCGCCCATGCACCCATGCGCTTGACCACCTCACCCTGGCGCACCGTGACCAGCGCGAGGTTGACGTTGACCGCGGCAGTGAGCATTTCGCGCAGGGTGTCGGTGTTCTCGTTGATGCGTACCGCGTGGTCCAGCACGTCGCGGAAATACAGGCGCATCTCCTCGTCGATCAGGTCGGCGCGCGGGCGGGCGAGATGGGACAGCACGTCCTGCAGCGGCGCCACCGCCAAGCGCAGGCGGGTCAATTCCCGCTTGAGATCGTAGAGTTTCTGCACCGTTTGCTTGTCGAACTCGTCGGCGAAGATGTCGGTCTCCAGTGCGTTGAGCGCGTTGCCGAACTCATCCACGATCGGCAGGAGGCGGTCCACGACCATGTCGAGCACGACGTAGAGGGCCGCCGCCGGTCCGTGCTTGAGCAGTTCCGGCTCGCGCTCCATTCGGGCGCGCGCGTCGCCGTAGCTGCTGGAGACACCATGGCGGACGGTCACCAGGTAGCGCGGACCGATGAAGAGGTGCGTCTCACCAAAATTGATCGAACCCTCCATGTTCTGCGCCGTGTGCAGCGCAATGAACAGGGAATTGCCGTAGGTCTCGATCTTTGGCCGCTGGTGCGCGTTGCGCGCATCCTCGATCGCCAGGTCGTGCAGACCGAATTCTTCCTGCAGTTTGTTCAGCACGCGGCTGTCGGGTTCGTAAAGGCCGACCCAGACGAAACTGCCGTCATCCACATCAAGCACGTCGCTGATCGAATCCAGATCAATGTCGCGTCGCTCGCCGTCGGCCGAATACGCGGCGC
The genomic region above belongs to Lysobacter avium and contains:
- the corA gene encoding magnesium/cobalt transporter CorA, which translates into the protein MPAPSQPPRVSLPASVMNCAAYSADGERRDIDLDSISDVLDVDDGSFVWVGLYEPDSRVLNKLQEEFGLHDLAIEDARNAHQRPKIETYGNSLFIALHTAQNMEGSINFGETHLFIGPRYLVTVRHGVSSSYGDARARMEREPELLKHGPAAALYVVLDMVVDRLLPIVDEFGNALNALETDIFADEFDKQTVQKLYDLKRELTRLRLAVAPLQDVLSHLARPRADLIDEEMRLYFRDVLDHAVRINENTDTLREMLTAAVNVNLALVTVRQGEVVKRMGAWAALLAVPTLVTGWYGMNFAVMPELQGRWSYPLLAALVAGGVFALYRAFKRSGWL
- a CDS encoding DUF819 family protein gives rise to the protein MPDASTALITDDAVVLGLLAVTLGAVFWTASRPGGFWKKFYNIVPALLVCYLVPALYNSFGLIDGAASGLYPMARDYLLPSALVLFCVAMDIGAILRLGPKAVIMFLTGTVGVVIGAWVSFWAMGLIHPETVAGETWRGMTTVAGSWIGGGANQAAMKEVFEVEPTLFGQFIAIDVIVANLWLAVLLFLAPRADAFDRWVNADTSAIESLKQQIASYQAEHARIPSMADFMLIFAIALGITGLSHFLAAPLVEWVRSLPLEWRLQDYSLDSRFFWIVVFATTFGVLLSFSRARQLEGAGASTIGSVFLYVLIATIGMQMDLKSLADRPTLLALGVIWIAVHAVLLIGVAKLIRAPLFFLAVGSQANIGGAASAPVVASAFHPSLAPVGVLLAVVGYALGTYFAYLTGIGLQFMAG